From the genome of Lampris incognitus isolate fLamInc1 chromosome 17, fLamInc1.hap2, whole genome shotgun sequence:
tccgattaacacgaaacttggtccaccaataagtcatgacgccctgaggttctgtgcattatttactgttaattggccactaggtggcgctatgctgcaaaatcatgaaatgcgctaacattatatatccaaactacttgtagcctgtcaatgtgatcaaactgaagctttgcagctagcagctatgtactcttgtgagcacccttcagtaaaggacattttataatgcaaaccattatcagcccaagtccactctactgccctttgacacggctacacaacgcactacaggagtataactacacatttctttcagaatcagcaaacaagtcacagaatgacccatagcagctgtaagataagcctctgcttccacatctctggctcagacaccgccattagctgcgtctgttaagaactaatctcagtttcctgatgacgccttcacgcattcactgcatagatgctgaactcagatgcagcatactcatgcttcattatatcctcctactcccacttcagcaggtttaattaaaacacaaataagttccctgaagctcagaacaaggtttccagcaggctgcatttctcccactttactgaataactcactgcaaggctgccaagaaaccctctgaagttagtggaagacaacctcttcgctcctgtcagccccacacttgcctcgtccatgggagggaacactagaattgtacttctcctaaaacatatactacacgctcttccactgttagtactcagtacttaacactcaacattgttgacaagtatgtacagcctaatactactcatttccccacctcatccctacatgtcattatattcttttagacacatatgttgtttttcttccagccccaacccacacgatgttaataacctgttccgggttcatcaataatcctttgttgacgtcatagatgatcaatagttgtgcgctgtgttcacaaccatcctcatacaccatcttgacggacagctttacgaccaccgtcgctctttaagactgagacttgcatccgtctaataagcaaacagctcaactagcgaggctcctacagacagccagacccgacttacatacatgggggcttggagcccgttaatacctgctggcagcgctgctttatgtcggggactgtctcacaccctgattgggttcttctgacgtagttgtgtaattatactgaacctggtgtgtgtccgtaatactacacacctgttttatgtaccatgttctattgttcaataacacacacacacacacacacgcacaaaagcacaagcacgcacgcacacacgcacacgcgcgcgcgcacttatacacacaaacacacacacacagatacaaacataaaacacacacacacgcacacacggtgacaaacacacactcacacacaaacagacacgcgcGCACACCGAAAGACAACTCAGAAACGCGCGCACACACTTAcaaacgtgcgcgcgcacacacgcgctcacacaactcacagacgcgcgcgaacacacagaaacacacacatacatccactactaatagtagtagtaacagtagtagtagtcataatgatagtattagtaacagtagtagtaatagccataataacagtactactaatagtagtagtaacagtagtagtaatagtcataataatagtactactaatagtagtagtaacagtagtagtaatagtcataatagcagagcagctcacctgtcttatccagTGCAGCTTGGTAATCTATCTCTATACCAGGTTTGCAGTATCTCTCTTTCTGAGCTCTCCCTTCTGCCAGAAATGCAGGATCGTTGTTCGCGCGCTCTGCGTTACGGATACCAAACTCATCATATCCAACATGcttccccacagtgctgttaaacctCATAAATTCTATCTTATTGAAATAATAAGAGCGTATGAACTCTATGTCAGGAAGCTCAGAGGAGGTGAACACACATGTGGACGTGTAATACCACAAAAACGCAtctggaagagaaagagaaacaggttcaagttacttagttgaattgttttaaagacaataattaaaacctcttttctaacaacacagcagagtccatccgacagagactgatttacatattttatctcacctgctccatagaaacccacgaccaggagggagcaacacacaacaaggcagcatgaagccatgtgtctgtcttgctgatgaacacaataaactgtcctcctttacagactgactggtgtggactgccccctggacataaaccagtccaccacccaatcacctcactgggctggctagctctcccaacatcagccaatagaaaaCACAGAGGCCTGTCACGTCATCTGGTACCAGGTAGAGGGAAGAGCCTAATGCTGGAAAGGGACAGAAACTCACAGGTtcgagcctgttcggggactgagaagctttgtccggtgacagaatgacaagaggacatgtgtggttagtatagcgccccctagctgcaggacactcaacatgtacacaatacacactcaccatgtacacaatacacactcaacatgtacacaatacacactcaccatgtacacaatacacactcaacatgtacaagaacacaaacacacacacacacacacacacacacacacacgcatatatatatatatatatatatatatatatatatatatatatatatgtgtgtgtgtgtgtgtgagagagagagaggtgtgtgtgtgtgtgtgtgtgtgtgtgtgttacgggtaatgtgaaaaaccgggtggtctgcacattaaccgggtagtgtgccccccccccccccgcttggatggttaatgtggatggaaggaaGGTGCAACTCCTCTTGGTAGGATATTTGCATATGTAAATCAGCAGCAGCCTTCAGCCTAATgagtcatgaagtgaggccatgtgaggaaccacaagttctgctaaatgaaagaacagacgttggcgatatcattctgtctttagatcaacgtccccccacttgtataacgaggctattagcatcaaagaacacacacatgagcctcctcctcctcctcctcctcctcctcctcctctctatctgctccctgatatgaaggagtagcctacacatttgacaagggtggacagaaacatcagtgtcggccatctcccatcaggctgctatagcctactctcactggagacatgcgtcatccaaccaatcccaaatggcgcccctccgtggacagactggtaaataacactttatggaagaggggtactggcggggggTACCGAGACTAGATcagcggtccccaaccttttttgcgccACGGACCGGTTTAATGTCAGACAACATTGTCACGGACCGGCCTTTAAGGTGTGGCggataaatacacaaaataaaatgacACGAGCGGCATAAAAACTGTGGTATtttctaaatataataataaacgtgaatccaccgtgtactcgtatgcaactttattagcagcgtcctcgtaacatcgcgccgacaacagaacatgagtaacatcctctctgccccctaacgctctctggtcgccatggtaacgtttaaacgtgccttcaaaataagatgcaactcaaaaacaaatataaattgCATGAAAATACGACTCACCGTAACTCtgaatcagtgggagccctgaGCTGGTTTCTCTGCTCGGAGACGGTGCCATCTAGTGGTAATGGGACACAATGACACCCCAAGTGTGCCGCTCATGTCCAGTCTACTCCGTCCTTTTGTTTCGGTTGCCGTCACTGCAGAACATCCCGCTTCACACAAATAGGAGCGTGTCGGAAACGGCGACAGGGTTTCCAGCGCTGTTGTGCTGATCTCAGGGTATCTGCCGGGACTTTAACCCAGGACACCGGCAGAGTTGCCGTCTCCAACATACTTTCAAGGCCGCCGCCATGTGCGGTCTCCATGTGCTCTCTAGCAGTTGATCTTCTTCTTGGCTAGACGTGCTGGATTCACCTGGTTCGTTGACAAATGGGTGGCGGATCCAGTCCTTGGCAGTTCGTGGGTCTTTTGTGGTTGGGAAGTAGCGCTCAAACTCTTGTAAAAGCAAAGACAGGTGATGGTGCAGCAGCTGGGAGAATGAAGGCTCGGTCTCAGTCTCTTCCAAATCCCCGCCAATGTTTGACACATGTCAAATATACCTCTGTTCACGCGCCGTCCCCACAGATCCAGCTGGGCTTTAAATGCAGCTACTTTatctgccaacttgaagacagttgtcattCCCCCTGAAGGGACCGACTGAGTTCATTGAGCAGGTTGAATATGTCGCACAAGTTAGCGAGTTTTGCGCCCCattctgtagtgatataacgccatgtatatccactgaaactacactaggtgttatgtactacccggactgttattatggttacaccactaccatgtatggttatttatgtctgcctactgagccacgattaaacctgagttctataacccggtgtggtcattgatcctcgaccaatactaccccaagtattacttcccATTCCTCGTCACTGACATGTGCTGCCAGCGGGGACTGGTTTCTGAGAGACATCTCTGCAGCGGCTCTCGTAACTCAAACACTCTGGCCAGCGACCTCCCTCGGGATAGCCATCCTAGTTCTGTGTATAAGAGAAGGTGTCTGCACTCCgcgtccatctcctcacaaagctgCTCGAACAGGCGCGAGTCAAGGGCGCGTGCTCTGACGTGGTTAATAACTTTAACGACGTCATTCAATACGCTGTTAAGTTCCAGCGGTATTTCTCGGCTAGCCAGCATCTCCCGGTGAATGACACAATGCGTAGACTCACATTCAGGTGCAACCTCCTTAATCCGAGTAGTTACACCAGACAGCCACCAGTCCGGTCATGGCAGCAGCTCCGTCTGTGCATATGCCGACACAAAAAGACCAGTTCGGTTCTCCTGATATATAATCATCCAGCCACTTGAACAGTTCTGCGGCTGTGGTTTTGGTTGGCAACGACAGTGCACATAACATATCCTCatgccagtgttgtagtactcgagtccaggactcggactcgagtccgactcgagtcctgattttcatgactcgtgactcgactttgaCTTGagaactgatgactcggacttggacttggactcgcgaatttactgcattcggactcggaagttggagacccggactctgactttttaattgataaagactgtttttgttagattttttttaaataatatgccctattaaaatatattgatagctatattaatactgtaacattattcaattccgtgtaagggcaggcacgtgtgttccacctacatgcggattcacgtggcgtgcataccgtcatgttcagtagcgccaagatgcctaaagagaccccccgaattgtgcgctttgcttacacagattttacaacaaattccagcaagatcactgctagatgttcgatatgtaaacgaactattgaggagaagaccgggacaacctcaaacttcaacagacatctgtcaaggatgcacccagaaaagtaagtgatatgcagtccgttgatgatatggttggtgatcagttaccgttagctagctagctatctagctacggtaacataGCCTCTGAGgtgactcaaccactggtccaagatgttgggtcatgtcgtgtggcgggtataccatatcactagaaccgttgggttgggtGGTGCGGCGGGTATACcacgtcactagaaccgttgggttgggtggtgtggcgggtatatcatatcactagaaccaagtgagactGTATAGGTAAGTTCATtaacgttactgttagcatgctaatgcagcattgcacagaaaagtcacagtacggttcgctttcggtacgagcgtgccatccatctcactaatgatgagttggtaagtaacacgcagcgtcttcgtattatagggagattaaaactgatttttcttatttatcatttagccaattaccaagtagcatacacttaacagaaaaaaacacaccactctgaactaccgtgtcagcattaatcttaactagcaataacaaatccgcacatggcaggtctccgccatgaatatcctccacgtgcggagaaggaaggagtctagcctatatgcatccacaaataatgctgataaaatgtgcacaactttacaatgcaaataagaataattgtaggctattactcgctaaatggactaattgaagaaagctaatgtggatgccgccactggttttcttgagagctggagacggtacgagatttgacggatgtggcatttccccccccccccccgatgtaccggaaactaccgaaccgtatggtgattggtgacaccgcataggctactgtaaatatggggatatttttctttgcatatatgcagcattggctgtgccaaattctaaaaatagacacgcgcgacgtagcttttgaacagtactatgaactggctctgtcttctaacaaagtcacaccctccctgacccatacagaataaacatacagactcacggaggatagagagttaaagctcagctaggtagcatgtaacatacttaaatcaataattaaatgactgggttttgctaattaatccctgtcctgttagtctcataaattatgtatcttttctcatacttttcatttatccagctagcttacattagttaatctactaatatggtaatgttagttatatagataactaaatatgtaacttaactggttatggttcaaacaactatgtgtataatgtgtaacatttgtattgcatattgttatagctataacgttacacattttttgctgtgagaaagattacttgaaacagtttggcattagcaagctaaagtgtgtatcctatcttcccctaggttccaagaataccgtgcctccactgcttcagtgtgatgccagctgcttcaggttagaagactatcacatcatttttaaatgatggacagcaaaggatgtacgacctcaaacatccacgtcagaaggctataagtgatgcccttgtaaaagatctaatcattaagtgctgcttgccactctccatcgttgacaacgaggacttcaagcacttgctgcatatcctggaccctcagtaccggcccatagcaagatccataatttcctctgtgaccattccaggaatggtggaagtcaagaaagaacagataaagagccagctggcagaagcatcgagtgttgctgttaccacagacatttggagtgatcgaaatatgcggtcattccttggagtgacagcacacacagtggcaatggataacaaaaaacaggaactcagccttcagtcatatcttctttcctgcaaaagagtgcatgggaaacactcaggagagaagattgcaatgatgtttgaatgctgtgctgaagaatacctgattaaggacaagatcaactttgtcataactgacaatgcatccaacatgagaaaagctttccaggccagctttcccctagaggatccttgtgatgctgaagctcatgatcccagcacatttgaggaggatgatgaaatatggcaagacctgatgccagaagatcaacagacagtcaatgacactttggctgagaactgtaagatgcagagactatcatgcttcacacattcactgcagttggtcataaaagatggtctgaaagacaacagtgggctgtcaagcaccctagcaaagctatcccgtgcagccaacctcctccacagtggcacctcgtttaaagactgctttgaagcgtgttttggtgatgcaacaattccaacagcgaatgccacacgatgaaattccactctgaagcaggtgaaggcttatgtgcatttagacatgcaaaagctgtccagtgtgttggaatcagaggggcacaaaagccttatcttatccccgccagagtatgctcagcttaaagaactgatagAAGTTCTTGATctgttcttagaggcaaccaacataactcagggtgagactactgtcaccgtcagtgtgattgtgccctgtgtcctcactctgcgctgtcacctgcaggaaataagaggaaaagccagatactgtgggcctctggtgagagctctggagagctccttgaaaacaaggtttgcagaggttttcagtgcagtcaagataccaggatgtgagccggctgaaggaagaggccctaccaaatttcctttcaccaatgcctacttcatagcatctgtgttggacccagcatttggcttccagtggctagaacatgatgtgcagctggacagtgacgtcaaagaagtgctgaagactgagatcaaaggtgagaaatgttttgattaatgttagttaagtgattaactatttgattgttgggatgtttatatcattgaaggtgttacaataaagcacataggcgtgtcatttgtcatgtaggcctagtcaataacatatttgtaatgagtcccccatgccccctctcatttcagagtatataaaggcagagggtgacaagcaagcggtatcaacagcagatgcagcggaagcaacaggaccaggggaaggtgaactttcagagtctcctcctgagaagcagttgagaatgttctcccactataggaggactccctcctccaccgagaagaagccgtctggccaggctcagttgactgcatacctcgacttgatcgccgagcaggactctgactcagtcccgtgcctcaggttttggcagcaaaacaaatccaaattccctaccctctctatcagattgccacacaggtattctctatccctgcctccagtgcgcccattgaaagggtatttagtcatggaggcattttgatgaggcctcaccgtgcaaggttgagtagttccatgctgtcagatcttatgtttttgaaatgcaatgtgtatgcttaaaactagtgccaccaggcttttgttcctaactattcctgagagacaatgtcttttgactagtttttatgaatgtattgtatgctgtggaacttacttctgtatactgtttccaccatttgctaatatcatgctattcacagctatcaatgtgttttgaagcacatccagtgttcagaatgtcaaagaaattcagactgttctaaaaatgtgtgtgtgcgcgcatgcttgcgcgtgcatgtgtgcgagtgtgtgggtgtgcatttgtttggctatcgtgtcacaaagtaaataaactccctttgaaatggtgacagctgtgtcatttttgtttaatgtacaccttttttatttgtatgtcagatctttgactgtgcccgagtggatcaatggagccatcttggaactcgactcagactcaaccttgatgactcggactcggactagggtaatagggactcgactcggactcaggtaatggggactcgactcggactcgactcgacttttctttggtgactcggacttggactcgaacactggggactcgagactcgactcggactcgaggtttagtgactcgactacaacactggtgtctagatatgagatgtgaaatgtgtgtctagatatgggatgtgaaatgtgtgtctagatatgagatgtgaaatgtgtgtctagatatgagatgtgaaatgtgtgtctagatatgagatgtgatatgtgtgtctagatatgagatgtgaaatgtgtgtctagatatgagatgtgaaatgtgtgtctagatatgagatgtgaaatgtgtgtctagatatgagatgtgaaatgtgtgtctagatatgagatgtgaaatgtgtgtctagatatgagatgtgaaatgtgtgtctagatatgggatgtgaagttcatttaaccagtctacatatgctcacgtttacagagaggtttaaggtgccagctgttcccctgccttgttggtaaaatcagcattaggctttattaacatgtgatttaattgttctgtaaagatcctgaaagtatcagtgtaaaagggggagatgtagtgagcaggttttgatatgtaatgagcgcgcatgcgcgagtgttgggacttgaagacatgcctagtaaaaggtcaacgttatgccttggtctccggtccattcatgactaatatcagtactataaagtacaagacaacatgcacccccaaacaaactctggggaccgTCCTTGATGAGTCCCGctggcagccagaagacaccagggtcttTCTTGTGGCATTCCATCCAGCCCAGCAGCACCGTCAGGGACTCCTGCTCAGCAAATTTGTTCCCCCTAATTTGTGAATAGTTGTACATTTTAAGACTGtcgcttaattattaattataataaaagaaaCAATTCCGTCCTTTGTTGCCcgtgaaatgtttgttaacccttttataaatggttgtactttagttgtaaatagtaaaaagaatagataacacatataacaaagtaacaatattttaatttataaaacatctaacgttttgcacaataaacttattcataacaattaatacccacacaaagaacaacaaccaatcaacgcctgtctctcattctggctccagtaaacagttgctggttgtcttcacggagtgggatgaactgctcagtttgttccttgctgccttaaacaagctgacatgtaaagcatgttgtgtgttatgtcaccAGACACAAGGCTTCTTATGGACTACATTCATCATAATTAAAACGTTTAACTACACTTAACGGTTTTACAGTCTGGAAATAAGGCAGGACTCACAACTTAACCTGACATTAGTTCATCTTGGTGCATTGATGTAGATAATATGAAGTATCAATAGTCTATAAAGTGTCCCGATCATCTTAGATATGAGTCCAGCTTGTAAAGTGGAACATGGGAAAGTGAAGCGTTATAAGGCTTTAGTTCAAAGCTGAAACTGAGGCCTCACATCGAGCCGTCGGCTAGCATGCTAGGTGGCTACATGGAAGCAATACTAACCTCACGTATCTTAACAGACATTTTGAGCTTTTAAGCtcccctgaagtttaacatatctgccgttagatgttcaaatgagtagaaacccagtacttacatttataagggaaatcttgctcggtgctttgaacagacattcgtccgccgcccattatttatttatctttatttgttgttggtgaggagaaggggcggagcagcggcgcgcaaagcatcttgggatatggaagtccgcgaaggatagtattttttttttattgaacaaaacatataaacaagaaaatattacatcacaataggactaaaagtagttacaaaaatataaattgtttcaaaattaaaatttacatatccataaaaaaagaaaagaaaagacaaaataaaaaagctcgagatacaggatttaagttaaattatattcttcacatagtcttcttgttttgctggctttaggattcatacattcttttaaagattctaaataggatgaaataagtgctttgaatacactaatgtttggacgctggtgtgcaaatttggtacaatgaatatgaaatttagcaaatattaatagaagtttgataatatacattgttttctgaacttatttcctcattttgtgacagaccaaataaaacatgttggatgtccagtttacaagaagagtcaattttgttatttatgagattatttagatcaatccaaaaaacatgagagtaggtacaatcccaaaataaatgacatatggtttcatccacattgccacaaaaggaacagagggTGTCAATAtgaatcttgtattttacaagaaggtccgcgaaggatagtagcggtgcatacatagacatataaagagtagacgccgcattggctgttggggcgcgagaaatacggccgccatcttggaccggtcatcctacgagttgcctagcagcagaatacacgacacgactgagaaagatggcagaacactgttcagcatattcctgctccaatcgacggaccgtggaaaacagggctcgggggattacttttcacaagtaagattgaatATACGGTGGCATCACATagcaaaactcacctctcttgacctgcagagagggagcacgagaaagaaactctgcagaacaggtctctttcaagggttttaggggtttcatgtcaaactttaattagcaacttttattctTTCCCCGACATTGTTATgatacattgtttatatatttatctctctttaaaacatatatgtatatctgtatttattttttattattacatcatactattggatataattacgatattattacaggATTATACCCCTttattatacacatacacacactgtatacttcctaccctcacatgtaaatattttgtgttgttgtcagtatttacgtttgtccattgtgtgtaatgtactggtcacctatgtaagcaactttgtacatgtgtaaatatggtttggggcggggatttatatatattttcattttctctgatatataacatatattgttgttatatatactgtagatatataatgtgttcatatattgtttatatatttatatagcctaatcatatattgtttcttcaacttaataaaatagctgactttactgccactgtctgcttctgcctctctatcatattttaccttgtgtgtctgtgtgtgtatgtatatgtagcacacttgataagaatgacacttacaagggctggtgtttttgttgttttactccatctgtcaaatagacattacagaggacacgttttcagagcacggctcactatacgaacggcaacactcatctgacgactctacccgaatgtcccagagtgcaccgcgggagccagcactacgtcacacaggctagaagcaattaacctgcagtgccctcctgtggcgagaaccggctatcacaacaacacagcagacaattctcctctttactagtagtgagtggtcaatgaaggtaagtatataaaataaaaaatagatggggggctactaaatcccaagtaccccacactctcccctcaaaaagataatggcgtcccgacataacaaatctaccagtccacattgcataacttttcattgaaaagataggttattactaagcaggagtcaatctggatac
Proteins encoded in this window:
- the LOC130127214 gene encoding H-2 class II histocompatibility antigen, E-S beta chain-like, translated to MTTVFKLADKVAAFKAQLDLWGRRVNREFERYFPTTKDPRTAKDWIRHPFVNEPDGTVSEQRNQLRAPTDSELRSLSLPDAFLWYYTSTCVFTSSELPDIEFIRSYYFNKIEFMRFNSTVGKHVGYDEFGIRNAERANNDPAFLAEGRAQKERYCKPGIEIDYQAALDKTAEPSVRLTSVTPPSGRHPAMLMCSVYNFFPKYISVTWLRDGQPVTSDVTSTDELANGDWYYQIHSHLEYTPRSGEKITCMVEHASFPSPKKVDGAAAMTGLVAVWCNYSD